Proteins co-encoded in one Flavobacteriales bacterium genomic window:
- a CDS encoding aldehyde dehydrogenase family protein has translation MKEYKLIIEGKEVTTSEVLTVKNPFDGSVVGTSYLAGKDELEAAISAAQKARKELWDLPSHVRAAALEQISDELHERREELALLLARECAKPLKYALGEIDRSVQTFKVASEEAKRLPSEVLQLDTTKAGEGREGIVKYFPVGLVAGIAPFNFPMNLVAHKIAPAIAAGCPIILKPASSTPLSSLELMRIIEKTALPKGSVTVLPMDRETGNQLVTDERFALLSFTGSPVVGWKMKEQAGKKKVVLELGGNAGVIISEGTNLAKALPRLLVGAFAYSGQVCIHAQRFYVHRSLFADFCEEMKAGAEALKWGDPSDAETDITAMIDKDNTNRIAEWLDEAVKAGAEVVSGGYEKGGMFAPTILTNVKKEMRVCSEEVFGPVITVEAFDAFEEAIAMLNDTKFGLQAGVYTDSIAEMNLAFEKIECGGVIINDVPTFRVDHMPYGGIKESGLGREGLKYAILDMMEPRILVKPK, from the coding sequence ATGAAAGAATACAAACTGATCATTGAGGGAAAGGAAGTGACCACATCGGAGGTGTTAACGGTGAAGAATCCGTTTGACGGTTCGGTTGTAGGGACGAGTTACCTGGCAGGGAAGGATGAATTGGAAGCCGCCATCAGCGCAGCGCAAAAAGCACGGAAGGAACTTTGGGATCTGCCATCTCATGTACGTGCTGCGGCATTGGAACAGATTTCGGATGAATTGCACGAGAGACGCGAGGAATTGGCGTTGCTGCTTGCGCGGGAATGTGCCAAGCCCTTGAAGTATGCGCTGGGCGAAATTGATCGCTCGGTGCAAACATTTAAGGTGGCAAGCGAAGAAGCGAAACGTTTGCCAAGTGAGGTTTTGCAATTAGATACGACCAAGGCAGGTGAAGGGCGCGAGGGAATTGTGAAATACTTTCCTGTGGGATTGGTGGCGGGCATTGCACCTTTCAACTTCCCGATGAACTTGGTGGCGCATAAGATCGCGCCAGCCATTGCGGCCGGTTGTCCGATCATTCTCAAACCAGCATCTTCTACTCCACTCTCTTCGTTGGAATTGATGCGCATTATTGAAAAGACCGCATTGCCAAAGGGAAGTGTGACGGTGCTTCCGATGGATAGAGAAACGGGAAATCAGTTGGTGACGGACGAGCGGTTTGCGCTGCTCTCTTTTACGGGCTCGCCTGTGGTTGGTTGGAAGATGAAAGAGCAAGCGGGCAAGAAGAAAGTGGTGTTGGAGTTGGGCGGAAACGCAGGCGTGATCATCTCCGAAGGGACGAATCTAGCGAAAGCCTTGCCACGCTTGTTGGTTGGAGCCTTTGCCTATTCAGGACAGGTATGTATTCACGCGCAGCGATTCTATGTACATCGTTCGCTGTTCGCAGATTTCTGTGAGGAGATGAAGGCAGGCGCAGAAGCATTGAAATGGGGCGACCCAAGCGATGCTGAAACGGACATCACAGCTATGATTGACAAAGACAATACAAACAGGATAGCCGAATGGCTGGATGAAGCGGTGAAAGCTGGTGCTGAGGTCGTATCTGGCGGCTATGAGAAGGGTGGTATGTTTGCTCCGACCATCTTGACGAATGTGAAGAAGGAGATGCGCGTCTGTTCAGAAGAGGTTTTCGGACCTGTGATAACGGTGGAGGCTTTTGACGCATTTGAAGAAGCCATTGCCATGCTTAACGATACGAAGTTTGGGCTGCAAGCAGGTGTTTACACCGATAGCATCGCTGAAATGAACCTTGCATTCGAGAAAATTGAATGTGGCGGTGTGATCATTAATGATGTGCCGACTTTCCGCGTAGATCACATGCCCTATGGCGGCATAAAAGAAAGCGGTCTGGGCCGCGAAGGGCTGAAATATGCCATCCTTGATATGATGGAGCCGCGGATTCTGGTGAAACCGAAATGA